Genomic DNA from Prunus persica cultivar Lovell chromosome G1, Prunus_persica_NCBIv2, whole genome shotgun sequence:
GCCAGTGCGCGTGTGCTGTGATTTTTCAACCTTTTTCCTCAGGTTTTGTTCTATTAAAACCCTCGCCCTTCCTCTGTTTCCTCCCCAAGAACCCACCACAaagaagacaaacaaaaaaccagctcctctgttttttctctgctctcttttcctcttcctctgTTCCCTCTTTCAATCCCAACCCTTTTCCTCAAATTCATCGGTCTTTCAAGGTATATAAACACAATCATTCAAATGGGCTTTCTCAAAATCATTccatcaaatgaaaaaaaattaaagttctGTGTTTGCTTTGATGTGGCTAGAGTTTGAAAGTTTGTTGCTTTCTTTGTATGTATGCAGGGCTTGAACTGAAACttgaagagaaacaaaaatgacCAACCAAAATGTGGTTGTTTCTGATGCGAAAGGTGTGGCTGTTACAGTGGCTGTTACAGTGACTGTTGCGAACCAGTCCATGTTCTCTTCCTCTGTGCCGAAGCCAAGGACTGCTGAGGCAGGAGGAGGTGGAGGCTGCTTCACCATTCCCAGGAACATTAAGCTTTTGAAGGTTGAGACAGAAGGTGGAGCTGCCAGAGTCAATGCTTGGGTTGACTCTCTGAGAGCTTCTTCTCCACCTCGTGTGAAATCTGCCACTGAAACTGTGGATTATAGCTCTTGGAATGTAAGCATTGCCCTATATATGCaactctgtgtgtgtgtgtgtatctgtttttttgttgttgacaattttgattaatttgtttctgttttgatGGTCTTggaaatacatatatatagcttCATCATCCTTCAGCTATGAGCATGTTCGAGGagataacaaattattcaaaggGCAAGCAGATTGTGCTCTTTCTTGACTATGACGGGACCCTCTCCCCCATTGTGGAAGACCCAGATCGAGCTTTCATGTCCAGAGAGGTTTATTTTTCACTCCTACCCTGATTCTGCTCAACTTTCttcacaataaaataaaataaaatacatatgtatatatatacgtatatgtTTGTATTTCtgatgtgtatatatgtatatatgtaaagcTTCTGAACTGCTGTGGTCATTTTGGTCAGATGAGAAACGCTGTGAAGGCTGCTGCTAGATACTTTCCTACAGCAATAGTCAGCGGGAGGTGCAGAGACAAGgtacaatttttctttatataaacagaaaaataaaataataattaatttttttttgaatgattGAAAGGACATATATTAACAATAATGGTTATTATGTTTTTGGACAAATTTGCAGGTTCATAGCTTTGTGAAATTAGGAGAGCTCTACTATGCAGGCAGCCATGGGATGGACATCAAAGGACCATCCAAAAGTAGCAAATATAAGAATGTGAGCTTTATTATTCATCtctgttctttttatttttactgaaTATTActttttgttatgattttgatttattatatttattgttGAATTACTCAGGGTAATCAAGCAGTTCTCTTCCAACCAGCCAGTGAGTTCGTACCAATGATTGATGAGGTTTGTTTTGATATCAtctttaaggaaaaaaaaaacaaaaatgaatatataaaaaatgtgtTTGAGGGACTGAATTTGTGTAACTCTTCCAATAGGTGTGCAAAATTTTAGTGGAGAAAACCAGATCCATCTCAGGAGCAAGGGTGGAAAATAATAAGTTTTGCTTATCTGTACACTTTCGTTGTGTTGATGAGAAGGTAAACAAATAAATCCCacctattttttttacaattattttcttaattttaacaTGTTGTAGTCATATAATTTGATGAATGAtatattctaatttt
This window encodes:
- the LOC18793828 gene encoding probable trehalose-phosphate phosphatase D translates to MTNQNVVVSDAKGVAVTVAVTVTVANQSMFSSSVPKPRTAEAGGGGGCFTIPRNIKLLKVETEGGAARVNAWVDSLRASSPPRVKSATETVDYSSWNLHHPSAMSMFEEITNYSKGKQIVLFLDYDGTLSPIVEDPDRAFMSREMRNAVKAAARYFPTAIVSGRCRDKVHSFVKLGELYYAGSHGMDIKGPSKSSKYKNGNQAVLFQPASEFVPMIDEVCKILVEKTRSISGARVENNKFCLSVHFRCVDEKSWAALAEQVRLVLNEYPKLRLTQGRKVLEIRPTIKWDKGKALEFLLESLGYANSNEVLPVYIGDDRTDEDAFKVLRDRGQGFGILVSKVPKETNASYSLQEPAEVKDFLWRLVEWKRLSQQQRN